In Candidatus Neomarinimicrobiota bacterium, one genomic interval encodes:
- the recO gene encoding DNA repair protein RecO, with translation MPILKSEGVVLRRIKYSETSLILTFYTKDQGKISLIAKGARNPKSKFVGALEPATYASIVYYHKDSRDLQLLSEIEIIQSNSSIIENLRKSAVAMAILNLVDSTLTEVEPNEDVYGLLVNTLSALNSEKQDVALLWYFEIQLLKMIGFEIDVHNPEGVKTQSRLKGEALRIFENLETAELPDIGVGGFTRGTFRKINRFFSEYFKYHVEGMKRAKALSFVENLI, from the coding sequence GTGCCGATACTGAAATCTGAAGGTGTAGTTCTCCGAAGGATCAAGTACAGCGAAACGAGTCTGATACTGACCTTCTACACAAAAGATCAGGGTAAAATAAGTCTTATCGCTAAAGGCGCTCGAAACCCGAAGAGTAAATTTGTCGGGGCATTAGAACCGGCTACCTATGCTTCGATTGTTTATTACCATAAAGACAGCCGCGACCTTCAACTCTTATCCGAAATTGAGATTATTCAATCCAACAGCTCGATAATTGAGAACCTCAGAAAATCGGCTGTCGCCATGGCAATACTGAATCTTGTGGACTCGACTTTAACAGAAGTCGAACCCAACGAGGATGTTTACGGACTCCTTGTAAACACGCTCTCTGCTTTAAATAGTGAGAAGCAGGACGTGGCACTGTTGTGGTACTTCGAAATTCAGCTCCTTAAGATGATCGGATTCGAAATCGACGTTCATAACCCCGAAGGAGTGAAGACTCAGTCAAGACTAAAAGGAGAGGCGTTAAGAATTTTTGAAAATCTTGAAACAGCCGAACTTCCCGACATAGGCGTCGGCGGTTTTACGAGAGGTACGTTCAGAAAAATAAACAGATTCTTTTCGGAATATTTTAAGTATCATGTTGAGGGGATGAAAAGAGCAAAAGCACTTAGCTTTGTAGAAAATCTTATATAG